A single region of the Chrysoperla carnea chromosome 5, inChrCarn1.1, whole genome shotgun sequence genome encodes:
- the LOC123300297 gene encoding glucose dehydrogenase [FAD, quinone]-like — protein MSESVSLGFAQSSIFTDIGRILNNSNIDTFDRNNYVYNYGSTNKRTQEYDFIIVGSGSAGSVLANRLSEVPYWNILLIEAGQPESYFTDIPGLCVLYQLSDYDWAYKMEKVPGVCMAMENQQCRWPRGKAVGGSSVINYMMYTRGNKYDFERWEQEGNPGWSWDDVLPYYKKSERANLKFADPGTHGRKGFLSVEDVPYQTPLAKAFLEAGRETGRQVVDYNGLTQWGFSYVQATTRKGKRCSAAKAFLKPVERRKNLKIVVQSRVTKVLIDPKTKAAYGVEFLNNKRKYTALAKKEVILSAGVFGSPQLLMLSGVGPKDHLSELDIPVIQNLQVGQNLHDHLCFLGLTFLINTTASFSFTKFMQPSSIIDYVFAGNGPLTSLGGVEALGYIKTNVSTDPRDFPDIELIFLGGSINSDSGRVQAEKFGITKEFYKEYFAPINERECWSIMPVLLHPKSIGFMRLKSKNIFHHPILHGNYFTDPERHDVRTMVAAVKEILRLSQTKAFQRFGTKLYDIPFPTCKHLEFGSDEYWECCVRSLTSTLYHQAGTCKMGPDTDPNAVVDKKLRVHGIKNLRVADASIIPFALSAHTNAPAIMIGERTADFIKDRWVKLGY, from the exons tatcgtTGGGATTTGCTCAATCATCAATTTTTACAGATATTGgacgaattttaaataattcaaatattgataCGTTCGATCGAAATAATTATGTGTACAATTACG gCAGTACAAATAAACGAACACAAGAATATGATTTCATAATTGTGGGATCTGGTTCAGCGGGGTCAGTTTTAGCAAATCGTTTATCAGAAGTACCATATTGGAATATACTATTAATAGAAGCTGGTCAACCAGAAAGTTATTTTACCGATATACCTGGATTATGTGTTTTATATCAATTAAGCGATTATGATTGGGCctataaaatggaaaaagtGCCTGGAGTGTGTATGG CAATGGAAAATCAACAATGCCGCTGGCCACGGGGCAAAGCTGTCGGAGGTTCAAGCGTAATCAATTACATGATGTACACTCGAGGAAATAAGTACGATTTTGAACGTTGGGAACAGGAAGGTAATCCCGGATGGTCATGGGACGATGTACTTCCGTATTATAAAAAATCAGAACGAGCAAATTTGAAATTCGCTGATCCAGGTACACATGGACGTAAAGGTTTTTTAAGTGTGGAAGATGTGCCATATCAAACTCCATTGGCAAAAGCATTCTTAGAAGCTGGACGTGAAACTGGTCGACAAGTTGTCGATTATAACGGACTCACTCAATGGGGTTTTTCATATGTGCAAGCAACAACTCGTAAAGGAAAACGATGTAGTGCAGCCAAAGCGTTTTTAAAACCTGTAGAACggcgaaaaaatttaaaaatagttgttCAAAGTCGTGTCACTAAAGTCTTGATTGATCCAAAAACTAAAGCAGCCTATGGAGtggaatttttgaataataagcGAAAATATACAGCACTTGCCAAAAAAGAAGTAATTTTATCTGCTGGGGTATTTGGATCCCcacaattattaatgttatccgGTGTGGGTCCAAAAGATCATTTATCTGAGTTAGATATACCTGTTATTCAAAACTTACAAGTTGGTCAAAATTTACACGatcatttatgttttttaggTCTAACTTTTTTGATTAACACAACTGCTTCGTTTTCGTTTACGAAATTTATGCAACCGTCTTCCATAATTGACTATGTCTTTGCTGGAAACGGTCCATTAACCTCTTTGGGTGGAGTTGAAGCTTTGGGGTATATCAAAACAAATGTTTCAACAGATCCACGAGATTTCCCAGATattgaattgatatttttagGAGGTTCAATCAATTCAGATTCAGGAAGAGTACAAGctgaaaaatttggaatcacgaAAGAATTTTACAAGGAATATTTTGCTCCAATAAATGAACGTGAATGCTGGTCGATAATGCCTGTGTTACTACATCCAAAATCCATTGGATTTATGCgacttaaatcaaaaaatatattccatCATCCTATTTTACATGGTAACTATTTTACGGATCCAGAACGACATGATGTTCGTACAATGGTCGCAGCTGTTAAAGAAATTCTTCGATTATCACAAACAAAAGCGTTCCAACGTTTTGGTACCAAATTATATGATATTCCTTTTCCCACTTGCAAACATTTAGAATTCGGTTCAGATGAATATTGGGAATGTTGTGTTCGATCTCTAACATCAACGTTATATCATCAAGCTGGAACATGTAAGATGGGTCCAGATACCGATCCAAATGCTGTCGTGGATAAAAAATTACGTGTTcatggtattaaaaatttacgagTAGCGGATGCAAGCATTATTCCGTTTGCTTTATCCGCACATACAAATGCACCAGCGATTATGATTGGAGAACGAACTGCTGATTTTATTAAGGACCGTTGGGTTAAATTaggttattaa